A genome region from Blautia coccoides includes the following:
- the rplJ gene encoding 50S ribosomal protein L10 has product MAKVELKKPVVEEIASSIKDAASVVLVSYKGITVEQDTKMRKELREAGVTYKVYKNTMMNFAFKGTPCEELCQHLEGTNALAVCMEDATAPARILAKYAKEVPTLELVAGVVEDAYYDKAGIEALSKVPSREELLGKLLGSIQSPITNFARVLNQIAEQQGGAAAE; this is encoded by the coding sequence ATGGCAAAAGTAGAACTCAAAAAACCGGTCGTAGAAGAGATTGCCAGCAGTATTAAAGATGCCGCATCTGTAGTGTTAGTAAGCTACAAAGGTATCACTGTTGAGCAGGATACAAAAATGCGTAAGGAATTAAGAGAAGCTGGTGTTACTTACAAAGTTTACAAAAACACAATGATGAACTTTGCTTTCAAAGGAACTCCTTGTGAAGAATTATGCCAGCATTTAGAGGGAACAAACGCTTTAGCAGTATGTATGGAAGACGCAACTGCTCCGGCAAGAATCCTTGCAAAATATGCAAAGGAAGTTCCGACTCTGGAATTGGTAGCAGGTGTTGTTGAAGACGCTTACTACGACAAGGCAGGAATCGAGGCACTTTCCAAAGTTCCTTCAAGAGAAGAACTGCTTGGAAAACTGCTTGGAAGTATCCAGTCTCCTATCACAAACTTCGCTCGTGTGCTTAACCAGATTGCTGAACAGCAGGGCGGTGCAGCAGCAGAGTAA
- a CDS encoding AfsR/SARP family transcriptional regulator produces the protein MDKQNVLKVYLFGNISIEFQGKQLASRKNKATKAMQLLQILFYKYPDGIERRELLDWLYGRGEVLADPSNNLRVLLHRLRKMLQDFGLPGGEWIYNDGKRFYWKSDFPVWVDVTAFNSQILYADEAEQAGEGDEAAVCRKRACDLYNGDFLSVMGGEDWVVVNAVHYKQLYEQTLEKLCLYYREQKKYTDLLPYVIKACELYPLDEWQVWKIECLSKMGRYQEALKVYRDASNLYFDELGIPPSEELVCQFREMSRQMDYEPQEITDFKQEIREKKKSFGAYYCTMPSFIDGFRIMRRMMERNGQSIFLMLCSITDGYGNPMENKEKLKIMSGELNEVIKNSLRRGDVYTKCSPSQFMVLLPGINEENCSIIKDRIVKKFSAEHKYWKNCIQFYVSSIVDPEELEWDFSDMKLYRS, from the coding sequence ATGGATAAGCAAAATGTACTGAAAGTATATTTGTTTGGCAATATTTCAATTGAATTTCAGGGAAAACAACTGGCATCCAGAAAGAACAAGGCAACCAAGGCAATGCAGCTTCTGCAAATCCTTTTTTATAAATATCCGGATGGAATTGAGCGTCGGGAATTGCTGGATTGGCTGTATGGGAGGGGCGAAGTCTTGGCAGACCCTTCCAATAATCTAAGAGTATTGCTGCATAGGCTTAGAAAAATGCTTCAGGACTTTGGACTGCCGGGTGGAGAATGGATATACAATGACGGGAAACGGTTTTACTGGAAAAGTGATTTTCCGGTATGGGTGGATGTGACGGCATTCAACAGCCAGATCCTTTACGCGGATGAGGCAGAACAGGCAGGTGAAGGAGATGAGGCTGCGGTATGCAGAAAGCGGGCCTGTGACCTTTACAATGGAGATTTCCTCTCTGTTATGGGGGGAGAAGACTGGGTGGTCGTGAATGCTGTGCACTATAAGCAATTATATGAACAAACCCTGGAAAAATTATGTCTGTATTATAGAGAACAGAAAAAATATACAGATTTACTGCCGTACGTTATCAAGGCGTGTGAACTCTATCCCTTGGATGAATGGCAGGTATGGAAAATAGAATGTCTTTCAAAAATGGGCAGATATCAGGAGGCTCTGAAGGTATACAGGGATGCATCTAATCTGTATTTTGATGAACTGGGTATTCCGCCATCGGAAGAACTGGTGTGTCAGTTCCGTGAGATGAGTCGTCAAATGGATTATGAGCCTCAGGAGATTACAGATTTTAAGCAGGAAATCCGTGAGAAGAAAAAATCCTTTGGCGCTTATTATTGCACAATGCCCAGTTTTATAGATGGATTCCGCATTATGCGCAGGATGATGGAGAGGAACGGACAGTCTATTTTCCTGATGCTGTGTTCGATCACTGACGGATACGGAAACCCTATGGAAAATAAGGAAAAGCTCAAAATTATGTCAGGAGAATTGAATGAGGTGATAAAGAACAGCCTGCGCAGAGGAGATGTCTATACAAAATGCAGTCCAAGCCAGTTTATGGTTTTGCTGCCGGGGATCAATGAGGAAAACTGCAGCATTATCAAAGACCGTATAGTAAAAAAGTTTTCAGCAGAGCATAAATACTGGAAAAATTGTATTCAATTTTATGTCTCATCTATTGTAGATCCCGAGGAATTGGAGTGGGATTTTTCTGATATGAAGTTATACCGCAGCTGA
- a CDS encoding glycosyl hydrolase family 18 protein → MSIHVVAQGETLNSIAAEYAVSPSRLSFDNQLSEQDHLVVGQALLVLQPDVIHETIYGDTIPSIADRYGVSPLQILRNNPFLTDQPFLRQGQYLVIGYQNQRDRPLTADGYAYPFINRRLLGETLPYLGYLSIFSYGFTEYGELIPIDDEPLLAAARVYGTKGVFVLTPFTEAGTFNSNLVTIAAQNMEVQENLMENIQRTVQNKGYSEVDVDFEYIRAEDRLAYVEFVRRLTQRMNAIGITVSVALAPKISADQPGLLYEGVDYRLLGEAANSVLLMTYEWGYTYGPPMAVAPIPSVRRVLEYAVTEIPPEKISMGIPNYGYDWPLPFVRGETAARSIGNQEAVAIAAANNAVIQYDETSQAPFFEYINQGTQHIVWFEDVRSILAKFRLVKEFGFPRVDYWQLMRPFRQNWLLLCTEFSLSEPF, encoded by the coding sequence ATGAGTATACATGTTGTTGCCCAAGGTGAAACCTTAAACTCCATCGCCGCAGAATATGCCGTATCGCCAAGCCGCCTCTCTTTTGATAACCAATTAAGCGAGCAGGACCACCTGGTCGTAGGCCAGGCCTTACTTGTCCTCCAGCCGGATGTTATCCACGAAACCATCTACGGTGATACCATACCTTCCATTGCAGACCGGTACGGAGTCTCCCCGCTGCAGATCTTACGGAATAATCCTTTTCTCACAGACCAGCCCTTTCTCCGGCAGGGACAATATCTGGTTATCGGTTATCAAAACCAGAGGGATAGGCCTTTGACTGCGGACGGTTATGCTTATCCTTTTATTAACAGGAGACTTCTCGGAGAAACCCTCCCCTATCTGGGATATCTGTCCATTTTCTCCTATGGCTTTACCGAGTATGGGGAATTGATCCCTATTGATGATGAACCTCTTCTGGCTGCAGCAAGGGTTTACGGCACAAAAGGTGTTTTTGTGCTAACGCCTTTTACAGAGGCCGGAACCTTTAACAGTAATCTGGTGACCATTGCTGCCCAGAACATGGAGGTTCAGGAAAATCTCATGGAAAATATACAGAGAACAGTGCAGAATAAAGGTTATTCTGAAGTAGATGTGGATTTTGAATATATCAGGGCTGAAGACCGCCTTGCCTATGTGGAATTTGTACGCAGGCTGACGCAGAGAATGAACGCCATCGGTATTACCGTCTCCGTGGCACTGGCGCCCAAAATCTCCGCGGATCAGCCGGGGCTTTTATATGAAGGAGTGGATTACAGACTTCTGGGGGAAGCAGCCAACTCTGTGCTGCTGATGACATATGAATGGGGTTACACCTATGGGCCGCCCATGGCCGTTGCCCCCATTCCATCTGTGAGACGTGTTCTTGAATATGCAGTTACAGAAATCCCCCCGGAAAAGATATCCATGGGCATACCAAACTACGGATATGACTGGCCTCTTCCTTTTGTCCGGGGCGAAACAGCCGCCAGAAGTATAGGTAACCAGGAGGCTGTGGCCATCGCTGCTGCCAACAATGCCGTCATACAGTACGATGAGACATCGCAGGCACCTTTTTTTGAATATATAAACCAGGGCACGCAGCATATTGTATGGTTCGAGGATGTGCGCAGTATCCTGGCAAAATTCCGCCTTGTAAAAGAATTCGGCTTTCCCAGAGTGGACTACTGGCAGCTCATGCGGCCGTTCCGCCAAAACTGGCTGCTCCTCTGTACTGAATTCTCGCTGTCAGAACCGTTTTAA
- the rplL gene encoding 50S ribosomal protein L7/L12, with translation MAKLTTAEFIEAIKELSVLELNELVKACEEEFGVSAAAGVVVAAAGDGAAAAEEKDEFDVELTEVGPNKVKVIKVVREVTGLGLKEAKEVVDGAPKVLKEAASKAEAEEIKTKLEGEGAKVTLK, from the coding sequence ATGGCAAAATTAACAACAGCTGAGTTTATTGAAGCTATCAAAGAGTTATCTGTATTAGAATTAAATGAATTAGTAAAAGCTTGCGAAGAAGAATTCGGTGTATCCGCAGCAGCAGGCGTTGTAGTTGCAGCAGCAGGTGATGGTGCAGCAGCAGCAGAGGAGAAAGATGAGTTTGATGTAGAACTGACAGAAGTTGGTCCTAACAAAGTTAAAGTTATCAAAGTTGTTCGTGAAGTTACCGGCTTAGGCTTAAAAGAAGCTAAAGAAGTTGTAGACGGTGCTCCGAAAGTCCTGAAAGAGGCTGCTTCCAAAGCTGAGGCTGAGGAGATCAAGACTAAACTTGAAGGCGAAGGCGCTAAAGTTACACTTAAATAA
- a CDS encoding peptidylprolyl isomerase codes for MRKKYIVNIVFGIVLLLLAGLIFYLRLRKPEELRTVMEINGQEVAKEEYQLVIKRYQAQVKSQYSTEEANQKDFWTTEKDGGAPLAVIMSLAEEDLIQKKTAASMAKEKGIDADMDYTSIKASLEKENTSRSGKEDSGNVTYGLSSYTEGDYYQYVYTELEAQLMEVLKKEQDITREELEAAYQESRDAYSYETGVTMLIAETKSENAALLQDAVKSMEEGKSREELTEVFPDISFYELEMNTLDTQEGKSGVYSIRWILASAMREGEISQLFTAGQNSLVMKCLKREDDGVLPFDQIEGTLKSQMQTKKASSVIENEVKKAEVKEKRGRLEAAAKEILLQQQDE; via the coding sequence ATGCGGAAAAAATATATTGTAAATATTGTTTTTGGAATTGTGCTCCTGCTTTTGGCAGGGTTGATTTTTTATCTCAGGTTACGAAAACCGGAGGAACTGCGCACAGTGATGGAGATCAATGGACAGGAGGTTGCAAAGGAAGAGTATCAGCTTGTAATAAAGCGGTACCAGGCTCAGGTAAAGAGTCAATATTCCACGGAAGAGGCCAATCAAAAGGATTTCTGGACAACAGAGAAAGATGGCGGGGCGCCTCTTGCGGTTATTATGAGCCTGGCAGAAGAGGATTTAATACAAAAGAAGACGGCTGCGTCCATGGCAAAGGAAAAGGGAATAGATGCGGACATGGACTATACCTCCATAAAAGCCTCCCTGGAGAAGGAAAATACCTCCCGCTCAGGAAAAGAAGATTCAGGTAATGTGACGTATGGCCTTTCTTCCTATACAGAAGGTGATTATTATCAGTATGTATACACTGAACTGGAAGCGCAGTTGATGGAAGTGCTGAAAAAAGAGCAGGATATTACCCGGGAGGAGTTAGAGGCTGCCTATCAGGAAAGCAGGGATGCTTACAGTTATGAGACGGGTGTGACCATGCTTATAGCTGAGACAAAATCTGAGAATGCTGCACTTCTTCAGGACGCTGTGAAATCGATGGAAGAAGGGAAGAGCAGGGAGGAACTCACAGAGGTTTTCCCGGATATAAGTTTTTACGAACTGGAAATGAACACTTTGGACACACAGGAGGGAAAGAGTGGTGTCTACAGTATACGGTGGATACTGGCCTCTGCCATGCGGGAGGGCGAAATAAGCCAGCTCTTCACTGCAGGGCAAAACAGCCTGGTCATGAAGTGCCTTAAAAGGGAGGATGATGGAGTTCTGCCTTTTGACCAGATAGAAGGTACCTTAAAGAGCCAAATGCAGACAAAAAAGGCATCAAGTGTTATAGAAAATGAGGTAAAGAAAGCAGAGGTAAAAGAAAAAAGAGGCAGGCTGGAGGCAGCGGCAAAGGAAATTCTTTTACAGCAGCAGGACGAGTAA
- a CDS encoding tyrosine-type recombinase/integrase, with the protein MEHENAYKVYKFADYLFEQEKAEATVKKYTTDILTFYKFLGAEREIDKTGLLRYKDWLRENYAVNSANSMIVALNCYLDFCGIPELKIKGFRVQRQMFLQQNKKMELWEYNQMVKTAKSSGKIQLSLILQSICATGIRISELRFFTVENLKKGRILIDNKGKIRTVLLPEQLKKRLLYFAVVTSNIKSGPVFITRSGKIKDRSNIWREMKELAEEANVSHQKVFPHNLRHLFARTFYKATKNLAALADLLGHSSLEVTRIYTTDSASEFQNIIDSLGLTESLTEAIYT; encoded by the coding sequence ATGGAACATGAAAATGCGTATAAGGTTTATAAATTTGCGGATTATCTATTTGAACAGGAAAAGGCAGAGGCGACAGTAAAAAAATACACGACAGATATTTTGACATTTTATAAGTTTCTTGGGGCAGAACGGGAAATTGATAAAACAGGACTGCTGCGGTATAAAGACTGGCTCCGGGAAAATTACGCAGTTAACAGTGCGAATTCTATGATTGTGGCATTGAATTGTTATTTGGATTTCTGTGGAATACCGGAATTAAAGATAAAGGGATTCAGGGTACAGCGGCAGATGTTTCTCCAGCAAAATAAGAAAATGGAATTATGGGAATATAACCAAATGGTAAAGACAGCAAAAAGCAGCGGAAAAATCCAGTTATCCCTTATTCTGCAGTCTATATGTGCTACTGGTATAAGGATATCGGAACTGAGATTCTTTACAGTGGAGAACTTAAAAAAAGGAAGGATTCTTATAGATAATAAGGGGAAGATTAGAACCGTTCTTCTTCCGGAACAACTAAAAAAACGTCTTCTGTACTTTGCTGTTGTCACAAGTAATATTAAATCAGGACCTGTATTTATTACAAGGAGTGGAAAAATAAAAGACAGAAGTAATATATGGAGAGAAATGAAAGAACTGGCGGAAGAAGCAAACGTGAGCCATCAAAAAGTTTTCCCCCATAATCTGAGACACCTTTTTGCAAGGACTTTTTATAAAGCGACAAAGAACTTGGCGGCCTTGGCTGATCTGTTGGGGCACAGCAGTCTGGAAGTGACCAGAATATATACAACAGATTCTGCTTCAGAGTTTCAAAATATTATAGACAGCCTTGGACTGACAGAAAGTTTAACGGAAGCAATTTACACATAA
- a CDS encoding carbohydrate binding domain-containing protein: MMKKWKAGVSMLMAAAMIVGNISAAVPVKAEPAADLLVNGGFEEENLNGWIKNDWCMSGGASMERVDGSTIQPAEGNYCLKEEPAQFGSQVTQDIGLTAGKDYWLTAQIYQTVSGSYSIGFHENEGKNGDPQFYIEPQSEVEQWVKVAVRFTMWENAQKPNLYTWLNAQSGTAYADDIKLYEAPDLSSLEEQIANAREKLGQTDVYTEDSLAALREKTDEAETYTDAHSYGAAQKTQEDVNAMAGELETAVSSLEKQQGTQEQTNLLTNGDFSDGLNGWGKWPESAVITIDEEEGVTHSSFNAASAANGINRNVDGLEPEAWYELSGEVYADNKGAISIAQKKPQTDKTDKSFVVNEKINEWEMISLKFQMPAGQTSKNISIWLDKGTAKARNIRLVKTDGPGSPDKPGDDSLITSSETFYIDAQNGNDENEGTSPDTAWKTFANTKRLRLQAGGKLLLKAGCTWNGEQLSIWEAAGTPENPVLLGRYGEGDDPIINGAGNPWQTDKNAPKQDVAAVHVYNSKYITVQDLEVTNTEKDEADLVSDNAKKKQSRYLLTGILVENHDAGDLPGVVVRNNYVHDVNGYMQGGAQKGSGGLIALVTGDAVESKYTDLTIVGNKVENVCHEAIYMESSWASRVLVGGSGAQDAGKGKWVGWPNVYVAENYVYDVAGDGIVLINADGGIAEKNLVVKSSSEDWDYSRNPAHAAIWMWDCNNVTMQYNEAAHTESYQDGMAFDFDYGNQNVMYQYNYSHDNKGGFWMACPGPYYTVNAVARYNISVNDGLFDGARIMRIGERGSIGHQVYNNTIYWDHDYKVNAVEQATWGTAPSSGTDIYNNIIYGNSDTFVNNEGVTYSNNCIYGTIADVYPKDEDAGVIIADPQFENPENYTDGSFSDGTVTLGSAEGFKLKSTSPCIDAGIDYMDPPQESLKAVESELVKTQITIENKDYAGNPAPYSEGTGAALVDMGAFEYQGESTAQRPEVDKSYLEALITMAEEYDEGAFDAATFAEMKKVLSAAKTAMNRPLVTQEMIDSYVGSLEKAVQALVKKEDIKENTAETADNVLESYNSENKNADFEAGSPGDWGNWQSIVSVVKGDAHSGEYSLKVDQKSVGNTAYSELGGIPVTPNTDYILEAWIKCSASDTGKVAVEAKHHNNVTGKGDIKLGNAHPESETRGGEWRKARLAFTTQGYDKISISINSDLASVQLDDVSLYERYTITKENLDTSAVDKALKLVPEEEETAYTEESWKSYQDAVLAAKLEKVNVEATQQSLDKAANALEAAFRALVKKADVPVLDKKALQELYDAHKDDKQGNFTDESWKAFRDALAYAKEVLDNGTDQAKVNEAKTMLEEALSGLKENPEEKTDKSALEKLYNAHKDDKQGNYTDESWKAFTKARENAKKVLNDDAASQEDINKAVSALNSALSNMKEKTDEEDKADKSELQKLYDKHKNDKQGSYTDASWKQFQSAMEAAKVVLDNEDASQADVDKAVDSLEKAVKNLKKKTTGTSTPKKNTGSSGTKTAKGAKTGDETPLALLMGLLVLSGGTAAAIGKKRKYGK, from the coding sequence ATGATGAAAAAATGGAAAGCAGGAGTTTCCATGCTAATGGCAGCAGCTATGATCGTGGGAAATATCTCTGCAGCTGTGCCGGTTAAAGCAGAACCCGCAGCAGATCTGCTTGTAAACGGAGGATTTGAAGAAGAAAATTTAAACGGATGGATAAAGAACGATTGGTGTATGAGCGGAGGGGCATCCATGGAGAGGGTCGATGGCAGCACTATCCAACCGGCCGAGGGAAACTATTGTCTGAAAGAGGAACCGGCTCAATTCGGCTCCCAGGTCACCCAGGATATTGGGCTGACGGCGGGAAAAGATTATTGGCTCACCGCACAGATTTATCAGACAGTATCCGGTTCCTATTCCATTGGTTTTCATGAGAATGAAGGTAAAAACGGTGATCCGCAGTTTTACATTGAACCTCAGAGTGAGGTGGAACAATGGGTTAAAGTCGCTGTACGCTTTACCATGTGGGAGAATGCCCAAAAGCCAAATCTCTATACCTGGTTAAATGCCCAGTCGGGAACCGCGTATGCGGATGATATAAAGCTGTATGAGGCCCCGGATCTGTCCTCTCTGGAGGAACAGATCGCCAATGCCAGGGAAAAGCTGGGACAGACGGATGTCTACACCGAGGATTCCCTGGCTGCGCTCCGGGAAAAGACCGATGAAGCGGAAACATACACAGATGCGCATTCCTATGGAGCGGCCCAGAAGACACAGGAAGATGTCAATGCCATGGCAGGAGAATTGGAGACGGCTGTCAGCAGTCTTGAAAAACAGCAGGGCACCCAGGAGCAGACAAATCTTCTGACAAACGGAGATTTCTCAGACGGCTTAAACGGCTGGGGAAAATGGCCGGAGAGTGCTGTGATCACCATAGATGAAGAGGAGGGTGTAACCCACAGCTCCTTTAATGCGGCCTCCGCGGCAAACGGGATCAACCGGAATGTGGATGGTCTGGAGCCGGAGGCGTGGTATGAACTCAGCGGAGAGGTTTATGCGGATAACAAGGGAGCCATCTCCATTGCCCAGAAAAAACCACAGACAGACAAGACAGATAAGTCCTTTGTTGTTAATGAAAAGATCAATGAGTGGGAAATGATATCTCTCAAATTCCAGATGCCTGCGGGCCAGACATCAAAGAATATAAGTATCTGGCTGGATAAGGGAACAGCGAAGGCCAGAAATATCAGGCTTGTAAAAACAGACGGCCCAGGCAGTCCGGATAAACCGGGAGATGACTCTCTGATCACCAGCAGCGAAACCTTTTATATTGATGCCCAGAACGGCAATGATGAGAATGAGGGAACTTCCCCGGATACAGCGTGGAAGACATTTGCCAATACCAAAAGGCTGCGCCTTCAGGCAGGAGGAAAGCTTCTGCTTAAAGCCGGCTGCACATGGAACGGAGAGCAGCTCAGTATTTGGGAGGCAGCAGGAACCCCGGAAAATCCTGTTCTTTTAGGCCGGTACGGAGAGGGAGATGATCCCATTATCAACGGAGCAGGGAATCCGTGGCAGACCGATAAAAATGCCCCGAAGCAGGATGTGGCAGCGGTTCATGTTTACAATTCCAAATATATCACGGTCCAGGATCTGGAAGTCACCAATACGGAAAAAGATGAAGCGGACCTGGTCAGTGACAATGCCAAAAAGAAACAGAGCCGATATCTGCTCACAGGTATCCTTGTTGAGAATCATGACGCAGGAGACCTGCCGGGTGTTGTAGTGAGAAACAACTATGTACATGACGTGAACGGCTACATGCAGGGCGGAGCACAGAAAGGTTCAGGAGGCCTGATCGCTCTTGTCACCGGAGATGCGGTTGAATCAAAATATACGGATCTGACCATTGTGGGCAATAAAGTGGAGAATGTCTGCCACGAAGCAATTTACATGGAAAGTTCCTGGGCGTCCAGAGTGTTGGTTGGCGGCAGCGGAGCACAGGATGCAGGAAAAGGAAAATGGGTAGGATGGCCCAATGTATACGTTGCAGAGAATTATGTCTATGATGTAGCTGGTGACGGTATTGTCCTTATTAACGCAGACGGCGGTATTGCGGAGAAGAACCTTGTGGTAAAAAGCTCCAGCGAGGACTGGGACTACAGCAGAAACCCTGCCCATGCGGCAATCTGGATGTGGGACTGCAATAATGTGACTATGCAGTATAATGAGGCAGCCCATACGGAGAGCTATCAGGATGGTATGGCTTTTGACTTTGACTACGGCAACCAGAACGTAATGTACCAGTACAATTACAGCCATGACAACAAAGGCGGATTCTGGATGGCATGTCCGGGACCATATTATACAGTAAATGCAGTTGCCAGATACAATATCAGTGTTAATGACGGCCTGTTTGACGGCGCGCGCATTATGCGTATCGGCGAGCGGGGAAGCATTGGGCACCAGGTTTACAACAATACTATCTACTGGGATCATGATTATAAAGTCAACGCTGTAGAGCAGGCAACCTGGGGAACCGCTCCTTCCAGCGGTACAGACATTTACAATAACATTATCTATGGAAACAGCGATACCTTTGTGAATAATGAAGGTGTAACATACAGCAACAACTGTATATACGGTACCATTGCCGATGTCTATCCAAAGGATGAGGACGCGGGTGTTATCATCGCTGATCCTCAGTTTGAAAATCCTGAAAATTATACAGACGGCAGTTTCTCCGATGGAACTGTGACTCTGGGAAGTGCGGAAGGATTTAAGCTGAAATCCACATCACCCTGCATTGACGCAGGTATTGACTATATGGACCCACCCCAGGAGTCCTTAAAAGCAGTGGAAAGCGAATTAGTTAAGACACAGATCACCATAGAAAATAAGGACTATGCCGGAAACCCTGCACCTTACTCAGAAGGAACGGGAGCAGCACTGGTAGATATGGGGGCATTTGAGTATCAGGGTGAGAGTACAGCCCAGAGACCTGAGGTGGACAAGTCCTATCTGGAAGCGCTGATAACTATGGCAGAGGAATATGATGAAGGTGCATTTGACGCTGCCACATTTGCGGAAATGAAGAAAGTGCTGTCAGCAGCCAAAACAGCCATGAACCGCCCTCTCGTCACACAGGAGATGATCGACAGTTATGTTGGAAGTCTGGAGAAGGCAGTGCAGGCATTGGTGAAAAAGGAGGATATCAAGGAAAATACGGCTGAGACCGCAGACAATGTTCTGGAATCTTATAACTCGGAAAATAAAAACGCGGATTTTGAGGCCGGAAGCCCAGGAGACTGGGGAAACTGGCAGAGTATAGTATCGGTGGTAAAAGGTGATGCACACAGCGGTGAATACAGCCTGAAAGTAGACCAAAAAAGTGTGGGAAATACTGCCTATTCGGAGCTGGGAGGAATACCTGTAACACCAAATACAGATTATATCCTTGAAGCATGGATCAAGTGCAGTGCATCAGATACTGGAAAAGTTGCTGTAGAGGCCAAACACCATAACAACGTCACCGGCAAAGGCGACATTAAGCTTGGAAACGCCCATCCTGAGTCCGAGACAAGGGGGGGAGAGTGGAGAAAAGCACGTTTGGCATTTACAACACAGGGTTACGATAAGATAAGTATCAGCATTAACAGTGACCTGGCATCTGTTCAGTTGGATGATGTAAGTCTGTATGAGAGATATACCATAACAAAAGAAAATCTGGATACATCAGCAGTGGATAAGGCCCTGAAGCTGGTGCCGGAGGAAGAAGAAACGGCCTATACAGAAGAATCCTGGAAAAGCTATCAGGACGCGGTGCTGGCAGCTAAACTGGAAAAAGTAAATGTAGAAGCTACACAGCAGTCCTTAGACAAAGCAGCCAATGCTCTTGAGGCGGCATTCCGTGCTCTGGTAAAGAAAGCAGATGTTCCTGTCTTGGACAAAAAGGCTCTGCAGGAATTATATGATGCCCATAAGGATGATAAGCAGGGGAACTTTACAGATGAATCCTGGAAAGCGTTCAGGGATGCGCTGGCATATGCCAAGGAGGTTCTGGACAACGGAACCGATCAGGCGAAAGTAAATGAGGCAAAGACAATGCTCGAGGAGGCGCTTAGCGGTCTTAAGGAAAACCCGGAGGAAAAGACAGACAAGAGTGCCCTGGAAAAACTGTATAATGCCCATAAAGATGACAAACAGGGCAATTATACAGATGAGAGCTGGAAGGCATTTACAAAGGCCAGAGAGAATGCGAAAAAGGTATTAAACGATGACGCCGCATCCCAGGAAGACATCAATAAAGCTGTATCCGCTCTTAACAGCGCCCTGTCAAATATGAAGGAGAAGACAGATGAGGAAGATAAGGCGGATAAGAGTGAACTTCAAAAGCTTTATGACAAGCATAAAAATGATAAGCAGGGCAGCTATACAGATGCCAGTTGGAAGCAGTTCCAAAGTGCTATGGAAGCAGCCAAAGTTGTACTGGATAATGAGGATGCGTCACAGGCAGATGTAGACAAGGCTGTGGATTCTCTGGAAAAAGCAGTGAAGAATCTGAAGAAAAAGACAACCGGCACTTCTACACCTAAGAAGAATACCGGTTCATCCGGCACGAAGACAGCCAAAGGTGCCAAGACAGGAGATGAAACACCTCTTGCACTGCTCATGGGTCTTCTGGTATTATCAGGAGGAACAGCAGCAGCTATTGGAAAGAAACGTAAATACGGGAAATAA